Proteins from a single region of Gemmatimonadaceae bacterium:
- a CDS encoding M23 family metallopeptidase, giving the protein MKRVVGAGTLALVALAHGESNATGRARWSCADSLAVAIEPRAPVPGALFRVLVEQTEALGVRPEGEVAGQPLHFVPRGGGAVSFAALPIDAESSSVTLRVRCMPGEQTDTVRVRVVPARTSYPVERLRVSPAFSRAPDSALASRIRRESDRARQVAEASHATPALWEGAWRLPRASRITSGFGRGREFNGTITSRHMGTDFAGATGAAVRAVNRGVVRIVDRFYYGGNVVYVDHGSGLTSAYLHLSRQDVAVGDTVARGAILGAVGATGRVTGPHLHLIVRYGTVTVNPMSLFALAGDSLARRAAARGTGVGTGTGAGRGAQR; this is encoded by the coding sequence GTGAAGCGCGTCGTCGGCGCCGGGACGCTCGCGCTGGTGGCGCTCGCCCATGGCGAGTCCAATGCGACCGGGCGCGCGCGGTGGAGCTGCGCGGACTCTCTGGCTGTGGCAATTGAACCGCGCGCGCCCGTTCCGGGTGCACTCTTCCGCGTCCTGGTCGAGCAGACGGAGGCGTTGGGGGTTCGGCCGGAAGGCGAGGTGGCTGGGCAGCCGCTGCATTTCGTGCCGAGAGGTGGAGGGGCTGTTTCGTTCGCCGCGTTGCCGATCGATGCGGAGTCCAGCAGCGTGACCCTCCGTGTTCGCTGCATGCCTGGCGAGCAGACCGACACGGTGCGAGTGCGCGTGGTGCCGGCGCGGACGAGCTATCCAGTGGAGCGGCTTCGCGTCTCGCCGGCATTTTCCCGTGCACCAGATTCGGCGCTCGCGTCGCGGATTCGACGGGAGTCGGATCGTGCGCGCCAGGTCGCGGAGGCCTCCCACGCCACGCCGGCGCTCTGGGAGGGGGCGTGGCGTCTGCCTCGGGCGTCGCGCATAACGAGTGGTTTTGGCCGCGGACGGGAGTTCAACGGCACCATCACCTCGCGCCACATGGGGACCGACTTCGCCGGGGCGACCGGCGCCGCGGTGCGGGCAGTCAATCGTGGGGTCGTGCGGATCGTGGACCGGTTCTATTACGGCGGGAACGTGGTGTATGTGGACCACGGAAGCGGCCTCACCAGCGCGTATCTTCACCTCTCGCGTCAGGATGTGGCCGTGGGTGACACCGTGGCTCGTGGGGCGATCCTTGGCGCCGTGGGAGCGACCGGCCGCGTGACCGGTCCGCACCTCCACCTGATCGTTCGCTACGGGACGGTCACCGTGAACCCGATGTCCCTCTTCGCGCTGGCGGGGGACTC